The Cellulophaga lytica DSM 7489 nucleotide sequence CAATAAGAGGTTTATCTAATGTAAAGTGAGCTGTTAAAAATTTATCTTTATTTAATGTAAAACTATTCGTGTAGTCTGTTAATTTTATTTTCTCTTTTTTTAAGTCAATTTTTGAAAAATACAGGTTTTCAATTTTTTTTGTTTGTGCAGAACTTATAGCGTTACCAGAAATAATTAAACAAATAGTAAGAGTTAAATAATATTTTAATTTCATGTTTTATTTTTTGAACAAACATAATGGTAACATGCTATTTTAAACGCCCCAAATTATAGAATGGTGCTTATTTAAAGTTGTGTAAGCTTTTTTTTATTGATTTTTTATAATTTAAAGGAGTGATACCCTTGATGTTTTTAAAGACTCTGTTAAAAGTTGTTTTTGAATTAAAACCACATTCAAAAGAAATACCCAATAAAGTGATGTGATCATAATTACCGCTATGTAATTTTTGAATAATGGCATTTACCCGGTATTCATTTATAAAGTCTGAGAAGTTTTTACCTAAGCCATCATTTATTAATTTTGATAGAACATTTGGATGGATGTCAAGATTGTCAGCTAAAGATTTCAATGTTAATTCTGAATTAAGGTAAAAAAGATTGGTTTCCATTTGTTCTTTTAACCAAGATGCTTTTTTTGCAATTTCTTCAGATGGATTTTCTTTTTTTATACTTTTTGGTTTATTGGTTTCAAGTAAAATTACTTCTGGTCTTAAAAAAGCTTCAGCACTAATCCAAATGGTGGTAATAGAAAGTAACACATAAATAGGATAATAATCACTTATTCCTAATTGAAAATCGAAGACAACATAATCAATAATGGTATAAGGAGTCCATAAAAACCAAATTATTGCAAATATGGTAATTAATCTATACAACCACCTTAAACTATATGCATCATTAGTACTATAATTTTTTTTTAACCAGAAATGATAAAATTTGATTGCCTTAAGTGAATAAATTGAATAAGTAATGATTGAGATTATGGCTAAAAATTGAATGATGGGCATTAATTTAAGGTATGTATCAGTTTCTACAGCAGTAATATTATTTATAAGCGCATCACGGCAAATAATTATATGCACGGTAAGTTCTATTATAAGCGGTAAAAAATGAACGCCATGTTTTTTAGATATATGATAGTTAAAATCGGTTATTTTTTTAACATATAAATATAGTAAGGGACCAAGTGCCAGAGAGTAATTTAATGGAATTAAATAGAAATAGGTCAGGTAATTAGTTATTTGAAAATCCAAACTCAAAATCCAAACACTCCAAAAAACAATGATAAAAGTAACTATACCAAGCAGTATATTGGCTTTTCTATTAGCCCGTTTAGTAAAAATAAGTAACAGTCCAAATGTTGTTCCTATAAATATAGATGCAATTATAATAAAGTTATAAAAATTTAAATTTAATTCACACATTAATTATATTCAGTATCTATATTTTATGTAATGTTTCTTTGGCTTGTTGCTAACGGGTTGGTTATGCGCTGTGCGGGAGTAAGGAAACCTTTTGTTTTCGTCTGCGCACTAAGCTAAAGCTTATTGTTTAGTTTTATTTTTTCTTGTCTAAAGCTAAATTTTGAATATTTCGCTATCGCGTAATTTTCAATTTATCGACTTTATAAAAGTACACAAGCTTTTTGAATAAATACCAAACCTCCGCATTAATTATAGGCATTGTTTTGCGTAGGCTTTTTTCATCTAACCGCCCTTATTGGATACGGTTTCAATTCTTTTTTTAGTCCTTCTATAACTTTTTGCAATTGTGAGTTATCCATTTTACAGTCCACAAAATAATCTTTTTTATCATCTGCACTCTTAGGTCTAGATTCTAAGTCAAATTTTATGCGAACAGTTTTAAAGTCCATTCCAGCTTTGATTAGCTCAAATGCCAAATTTGGCTCGATAAAATCCAAACATTCATATTTTGGCGTTTTGTTTTGAGATATTTTTTCGAACCACTCTATTATTTCTATTACATCTCCAACCAAAAGTGATGGGTCAACAGTTTGCCAATTTCCACAGTCACTTTTTACATTTAGATAAATCAATAACCAATTAGAATCATATTCGCAATCCGTTATTTTAGGAAACTGATAATTTGTTATTTTTAATTCTACAATTTGGTTATTAATGCCGTGAAATATCATTCAATATCGTATAATTTTTAGCTTACGCACAACGGTTGAGCTATGAACAGTACGGGAGCAAACTAGTGTTTGCTTTCCACCACACACACATAGCGAAATCTTTTTGTTTAGTTTTTATTTTTTTGTTCAAAGCAAAATCCCAAAGTTTTGGCGACCTCATAAATATACACAGACCTTTCGGTTTTGCCCTAAAGTCCGCATTACGTTTAGGCTTTGTTAGCAACTGGCTTTTGCGTTATACTTTGCCGTAAATTATTTTCAATTCCGTTCCGATTACCTTTTCTAATTCGATAAAAAATTCACTTTTGAATATTCCCCAATTCCAAAAGATTAGACCAAAATCTCCAAATGCCCAATCTGGTTCGAAATTGAATTCGGTTATTGAACTATCAGATAAGCAATTCGAGCATTTTATTAAATCTGAATCCGATTTCTCATACCAGTTTCCCAATGCACTTCCCCAATCCTCTTCAATCTGATTTTGTCCACATTTTGGGCAGTTAACTTGCTCAAGTCCATTTCCGCCATTTTCAAAAACCTTTCTTTCGGTCACCACTTCAACTCCGTTTGTTGTTAAGTCCAAAAACCCCTCATTTTGTTTTTCAAGTATTGAAGCAAAATTTTCGGCTGGTTTGTGTCCATTCGAACCAAGAACACAATCAGAGAGCTCTTTTTTAATAATTTTCTTTTCAGCCAAAAAGCTAATTACTTTTTCCGCAAGTTCTTTAGAATCCGCTGGATTAGTTTTTTCTGAAACAATGGATGTATGGTGGTCACTCACTTTTTTAAGCTTGTTGCTAACGTTTAGTGTATGATTTCGGTGCGTGTTTAAGCATTAAAGTTAGCAAATAATCACAGATAGAAAATTCCAGCGGAATTTTCGTAAGTAAGCCTTTACTAGCAATGAATTATACACAATGTTACCATACGTTTTTTTATTCCGTTAATGTTTTGTTTTTATTCTTGAAAATCAAAATACTCAATATTGTTCCGATTAAAAAACCAATGAATAAATAACGTCCAAAATTCAGATTGTCAAAATTCAGTTCTGTTTGAATTCCGTTTCCAATATTAAATTCAGATAGTTTTTGCAATCTATTGTTCAGTTGAAATATTCTGAATTGCCATAGCAAAATTCCGCAAACAAATATTATTCCGCAAGAAACCAAACCTTGATTCATAAAGTTCAGTTTAGTCATTTTTTTTATAATCAGATAGAGTAGAGGAATAATTCCTATTGACAAAGCGAATAAAATATGCGAATAAAATTGTCCGCTCATAGTTCTGCTAGTAATCTGACTGTTTTTATTGGCTATTTGGGAAAGAGAAAAGTCAAGAAAGTAATCTCGAATTAAAAATCCGATTACAGATAATATTAAAATCAGTCCTAAATATTTTAATGCGTTCGTCATTTCTCAAATGTATGGTAACGTGTTTGTATATGGTTTGTTGCGTGGTTTAGACACCTAATTTAGCAAATAAAAACCGAATAGAAAATCCGCGAGGATTTTCGTAAGTAGGCTAGAACTAGCAATAAATTATATACGGTGTTGGCAATAGTTTTTAATGTATACATCCTAAATATATTTCGCTAAACGTGTTTCTTATTTTTTTCGTTAGTCGTTTATTACAATATTCGGAAATGTATAGTCCAAATGGTTCTGTTGAAGTATGAGGTTGTCCATCTCCATTTTCAAATCTATCCATATCAATTTCTCCAAGAAAATTATATCTTATACTCGCCCACAATTCAAAACCTAATTCTATGTCTAAATCTGGGTCATATCCTGAACCTTTTCCTGCTTTAACTTTCTTACTTATTAAACCTAATTCTTCAAGTAGCATTGTAGAACAAGTGTGAGCTATTAAATCAGCGAGTTGAATTCCTTTTACTTTTGAAGAATCTACTTCTAAATTCAGTTTATATTTGTTTAAACCAAGTTCAAAACACAACATTTCTCCTTGTCGAGAATTTTTAAAATAATTTTCGTCAATGTTTATTTCTATTTTTTCTCCAAAGTCATTACTATCTATAATTTTTTTCAATCCTTTTAAAGTTTCTATTCCAATTTTTTCTCTGTGAGTTATTGGCAAGATAATAAGTCCAATTTTACAATTTTTACGAATTAGGTAATTCAACTGTCTACGTACTTTAATCATTGAAGGATTATTCGGACTACATAACCGACTTTTAAATTCGTCGTTTTTTTTGTCTAAACCATTTTCGATGAGTATTTCAGATATTTGTTTTTCAACATCTTTTTCAGTCGTAATTACTCCACTTATTATAAATTTCCCTCTTTCGTGGGTTGAATCATCAATGTAAATTCGGGTCATTCTTTAATTATTGCCAACGTTGATGTGTATGATTTCGTTGCGTGTTTAAGCACTAAATATAGCAAATAAATCACAGATAGAAAGTCCGCGAGGACTTTCGTAAGTAGGCTATAACTAGCAATGAATTATACACGGTGTTGTAAATAGTACTTTTTCTGCTATTTTCTTAACCAACCTAAAATTCTATCGTTTTTTATTTTCCATTTTCCGTTTTCATTTATCAAATCATATTTTTCTCTTGAATTTCCAAAAGGTCCAGGATTTTGTTGAATAATCTCAACTTCGTTTTCGGTTACTTTGGAAACAATTGAAACGTGTCCATATTTATTTAGCGTTGTTGCAGAGTAAATCACTAAATCATTTACTTTCGGTTTGGATTTACTTGGATTCTTATACTGCTTTAAATTTCGCTGTTTGTTTATTTTTCCGTCCTTGATTTGTGAATTAAAAAAGTCTTTTGCGTGTCCATAACTGTCAGGCATTTTATGATTCAGTTCTTCGTAATAATATCGCTTTACAAATTCCACGCATTGATATTTCAGTCCAAGATTATAGCCATCTTTCGCTAACGCTCGTCCATCCACATTTCCAACTCCTCCATTATAATAAACAGCAACTCCGTTCAGACTGTCAATTTTTTGTCCGACTTCATAATTCGGATTTAGATTGATTTTTTTAGAAGCGAAAAACCCAACAACAAGTAAAATCAAAATTCCAAATAAGAGTAAAAATCGTTTTTTCAATTCGTTCGTGATGTTTTTGGGTATTATTTACAACGGTCTTGTGTATGAAACGTAGCGTATAAAAAGACGCTAACTTTTCGGATTTAGCACGAGCCGAATTTTTAATTTTCTTTTTAACTTTTCTATTGTCAAAAATACAAATTAAAAATATGGCGACCTCGCAAATAAGCCCAAGCCATTGGTCAAGAACTATTTGCCCTATTTTTTATATACATTGTTATGCCTTGTTATTTTTCGCACGCAATCTTTAAAAGTTCCATTCCTCTAGCATTCATTTTTTCCATATCTTTTTTTGCACCGAAAAGCCACATAAAAAAGGAATCAACCAATCCAGATTTTAAATTGAAATCTTGTGTTACTTTAATCAAGTTGCCTGTTTTTTGAAAAGAGTACTCAAAAGTAGGACTTGCCTTAAATGGTTTTTGAATATCACAATCCATTTTTATATACTCTAAAGGTCGAATTTCCGTAATTTCTTGATAGCCCAAATCCTTTCCGTTGTTACCGTCCCAATGAAACTGGACACCAACTTGTCCATCCGTTCCTTTAATACTTGTTTTTTGGTTAGGGTCGGCTTCATAGAATGGTGACCATTTCGTAAAGTTTTTCAGATAAAGCACGTTATCGAAAGTGGTCCGCATTTCTGATTGGACATTCACGGTTTTTTGAATGTGAATATGTTGTAATTTACTTGCATTATAAAACCCAATTCCTAAGAACAGAATTAATGCTACTGCGATTATTATTAGTATCATTTTTTTCATTTTTCAAAGTTTATATTAATTTTCCATTGGTATAATATTCCGAACTTCAACCGAGCCACCCATTTTTAGAATTGGACTGTCTTTGGCCATTTCAACCGCTTCATTTAAAGAGTTTGCTTTAACAATCATATTTCCACTAATTGTTTTGTTTTCAGAAACTAATATTCCGTCTGCGATTGATAAATCGGGAGCGATTTGTTTTCCGTCAAAACCCAATTGATGAGTGCTATCAAGCTTTTCTTTAATAGCGATGTTGCCGATGAAACTGCCCCATTCTTGTTGCATTTGTTCCATTTCTTTTTTTGTCGGTTGATATTCAGGATTAGGACTAAAACTGAAAATCATCATAAATTTTAGTTCTGCTTTCATTTCTTTTAATTTTTAATGTTAAACGATACACCAAAAGTAAAAGAGGGAAAACACAAAAATCTTTGCCTATGACAAGAAATGACAATTAGGCTTTTTTGAGCCAAGATAATTTGCGAAAAACCAATAGATGAAGAAAAATAATTGTTGGTGG carries:
- a CDS encoding helix-turn-helix domain-containing protein is translated as MCELNLNFYNFIIIASIFIGTTFGLLLIFTKRANRKANILLGIVTFIIVFWSVWILSLDFQITNYLTYFYLIPLNYSLALGPLLYLYVKKITDFNYHISKKHGVHFLPLIIELTVHIIICRDALINNITAVETDTYLKLMPIIQFLAIISIITYSIYSLKAIKFYHFWLKKNYSTNDAYSLRWLYRLITIFAIIWFLWTPYTIIDYVVFDFQLGISDYYPIYVLLSITTIWISAEAFLRPEVILLETNKPKSIKKENPSEEIAKKASWLKEQMETNLFYLNSELTLKSLADNLDIHPNVLSKLINDGLGKNFSDFINEYRVNAIIQKLHSGNYDHITLLGISFECGFNSKTTFNRVFKNIKGITPLNYKKSIKKSLHNFK
- a CDS encoding WapI family immunity protein — translated: MIFHGINNQIVELKITNYQFPKITDCEYDSNWLLIYLNVKSDCGNWQTVDPSLLVGDVIEIIEWFEKISQNKTPKYECLDFIEPNLAFELIKAGMDFKTVRIKFDLESRPKSADDKKDYFVDCKMDNSQLQKVIEGLKKELKPYPIRAVR
- a CDS encoding DUF3800 domain-containing protein, whose translation is MTRIYIDDSTHERGKFIISGVITTEKDVEKQISEILIENGLDKKNDEFKSRLCSPNNPSMIKVRRQLNYLIRKNCKIGLIILPITHREKIGIETLKGLKKIIDSNDFGEKIEINIDENYFKNSRQGEMLCFELGLNKYKLNLEVDSSKVKGIQLADLIAHTCSTMLLEELGLISKKVKAGKGSGYDPDLDIELGFELWASIRYNFLGEIDMDRFENGDGQPHTSTEPFGLYISEYCNKRLTKKIRNTFSEIYLGCIH
- a CDS encoding CHAP domain-containing protein, producing the protein MKKRFLLLFGILILLVVGFFASKKINLNPNYEVGQKIDSLNGVAVYYNGGVGNVDGRALAKDGYNLGLKYQCVEFVKRYYYEELNHKMPDSYGHAKDFFNSQIKDGKINKQRNLKQYKNPSKSKPKVNDLVIYSATTLNKYGHVSIVSKVTENEVEIIQQNPGPFGNSREKYDLINENGKWKIKNDRILGWLRK
- a CDS encoding YciI family protein produces the protein MKAELKFMMIFSFSPNPEYQPTKKEMEQMQQEWGSFIGNIAIKEKLDSTHQLGFDGKQIAPDLSIADGILVSENKTISGNMIVKANSLNEAVEMAKDSPILKMGGSVEVRNIIPMEN